The following nucleotide sequence is from Cicer arietinum cultivar CDC Frontier isolate Library 1 chromosome 2, Cicar.CDCFrontier_v2.0, whole genome shotgun sequence.
TATTGATTAGCTAGGCTAAAATACTGCTTCCATTTCCTATTAAATCCATATATATCTTTCAACTGAGTTACCTTTATATGAAATCCAGTTACAACCAATGAAAACCAGTTATCAAAAGATTCTTATACATGAGAAGTTACTTACTATCCATCTCCAACTTCCTATTCCTTACGAATACAACAGTATCAAGTGTAGACAATGTTTAATTAGTACGTAAGGCTCAGAATCAAGTAAACTATTACTTAGGAAATCTAGGATGCCAATAAATATACATCTGAACAAATGCTAGATCTGTTAATAACTCTGATCAAATTGAGTACTTCCTCCATATAGGACTGACatacaaattcacaacatcataGCATTCACATGTCATCACACCATCATGTCCCTATATCAAAACCTTGTTCCTAAAATAGCaatattaaacaataaaattagaaaCATCAAACTTATATCTTCAATAAGAAAGAACATATAGCAATAACAACAAATGACCAAAGAAAAAATTTCCgaagttataaaaaaaagtaatttccATCTCACAACAAACTCTAGTTACTCACCAGTATCAATTTTATTCAATTGCTGTCACTTGCAGTTTGCTGATCGTTACTCATGGAATCATTTGGCGTACTTGGAGCATCAGGTACCTAAGTGAATGTTATTACTATCATTATTTGTAAAGCACTATATCATAGTTTAATTTctcagattttttttataggaatCCATACCTCTTGTGCTATAGCTTGCAAAACATCGTTAATTTGTTGATCTGCTGAGAATCGTGTTTGAAGAACAGAAACAAGATTTCCAAGCaaattttctaatttatggAGCCTATTCTCTACATTAGAGCTTTGAGATGATGAAGCATTTGAATGACGTGGAACCTTGCCAAGACAACGCACAGTTCCTCTCCTTTCGGACCCTTTTACTTTTGAGTACACATCATTCTCCCAATTTGTAGATTCTTGAATCGTTTGAGGAGTTTGTGAACTTGTTGCCTCCGCCATATGCTTCTTTAATTCACCCTACACAAAATGCAATGCAAAACTTATTATGTTCAGTTCAACTGCAATGCATTACAATCAATAGTTTCAATCATAGGTAATTCAATATACAACTGAAAATTGAACTTCTTCTTACAATCACATGAGCTGCCTTCTCGGTCACAATACTCCCATCTTTACGAGTACGAGTGTCAATATAAATTTGAGCTCGTGAAGGTTGTACTCCGTTCGCCTTTGTTGTCTAACATTTGTAACAAAAATGTCAAATCCTATTCACACTaagagaaatatataaaaagagaaATACTATGACACACTCTTTTTGACACACTTTTGATTGCACTCTTCATGATTGATTCAGTTTTAGAAAATGTTAATTTAGTAGTTCACTTCTAAACAAATGTATCCACCTTTCCggcaaacaaaacataaaaaatgtgTTCAAGAGTGTTTAAAAAAGAGTATTGCTAgtattacaattataaaatactCATACAAGTAAGCATAGTAAGAAACAGTAATGAAAGAACCAAACCACCTCGTGAATGAACCTTGGAAGATTCTTGGTTCCCATGCAGTGTAAATCCTCATATTTTGAGCGATTCCTTTTGTTGATGTTACTTATTTTCTTTAATCAGgaaataaaaaaagtcaaaGATAAAAACATGCATGTTGTACTACATAATTGCGATATATGAAGTAAAGGTCAATGACATTATACATGTACCTGTCCCTTCTTGGAACACCAATGATGTACTAAAGCACGATATTGAGAAGGATCAACTCTTTTATCAGGGATGCTAGCAGCCATTTCTTCCTCAGTCTTGTTTTCATCATATCCCTTTGCTTTCAAATCATGCTTGAATTGCCTCCACTTAGAACTCAAGTTATCTTTTAGTATTTGCTTTGTTTGCTCAGTCAATTTAGGAACAAATTGAAACTTACTCTATTTTTGAGATAATTAGAAAATAAACCAATATGTAAGACAAACAGTTAAAAAAATACAGAAACCAAAATCAAATAGattgtttttaaaactaaaaaagacCTGTATCAATTCAAGCATATTAGTTATGTAGAACTCTGGCATGTCTTTCCAGTTAAGAATATTGATAGGAGCATATTGGTGCTTCCTTACCAAGCAGCCCATTgcatttaaaagtttttttccTTCAAACCCAATAGGATTACCTAAAGGATCTACTTCAACAAGTATGAATTCTCCATCCGGTAAATTCCACACATCCGACATTCGGGTATAACCTCTTACCCTCTTTTCACCTAAATCATGTATGGATTCACGCGTTAATGAACTATACATTAATGTATGTCGCACGTTAATAtacttaaatgtttttttgtaaattcaaaGTTACCTTTACGTAAACTTTTATTCAATCTACCAGAAGAAATAGGAGATTCAACATGACTTTCCATTGGTATTTGTTGTTCTGATTGTGATTGGCGATTTTGGTGATTAAGACTTGCTACCATTAGATTTCCTCTTGTATCTCCTATAaagaattcaaaataaaaaaatacgaaACTTCTTTCatcaaaacaagaaaaaattGGAACttccagaaaaagaagaaagaaactgagccaaaaaaaattcataccaCCTCCAAATTGTGCACACTCATTTattttgtgattgttttggTTGACTTCAATAGAGCTATCAATTAATTGCTTTTCGGCTTGTGATTTGCTACTTTTTTGAACATCATTCAACCTTTTCTGCCTCTCCATGGTATCTATTAGATATAAACCAaagtcaatttattttaaatatctaaAAGTGGTCtaaaagattaaataaattacTGTTGATAAACAATTGATTAGTGATTACAATTTACAATGATTGTGTAATTGTAATCTAACCTAAATGATACACATGTAAACATAAAGGCAAATACTTACATATTTATGTTAGAAAAACGCTACACTTTACCTTTAGGTAAACTTTTATTCATTCTAGCAAAAGAAATAGGAGATTCCATATGACTTCCCACTTGTACTTGTTCTGATTGTGATTGGTCATTTTGGTGATAAAGACTTGCTACCATTAGATTCCCTCTTGTAGATACTATCgagaattcaaaataaaaaaactattaaactTCAAGATAAAAGAAGAAACTGAGTGAAAAAAAATCCATACCTCCTCCAGATTGTGCACGCTTTTCATTTATGTTGTGGTTGTTTTGGTTGAGTTCATTAGAGCTATCAATTAATTTCTTACTAGCTTGTGCTTTCCCACTTTTTCGAACAGCATTCAACCTTTTGTGCCTCCCCATGGTATCTATTATAGTTAATCCatagtcaaattattttttaattgctaCAAGTGGTTTAAAAGATCAAAATATTAGGGTTGATAAATAATTGATTACAATGATCATGTAACCAAACCTAAAATCACACATGTAAACATATAGGAAAATACTTAAACATTTAGAGTCCAATTACTTTCTAAAAACAAGTTaagttttcattttctaaaatttatgttcattttaaattgataacAAGGAGAACAAGACTCATCTAGTGAAGAGAGAAGATGGAAGGCAAACTAAAAAGAATGCATTTCCAGAAAATGGAAATAATGTTAtgacattttgaaaatttctgaTAATGCtagatttattttgaaaagttgTTAAAGCAAATAGTGAGAATAATATTAGATTTATATCTCTTATGTTTATTAGTTGaagtgaaaatgaaaaagaagaaacatGGGATGTAAACAGGCccttagtttttaaaaaacattatacCTTGAGGTAATCTTTTATCCATTCTACCAAAAGAAATAGGATATTCATCACAACTTCCCACTTGTATTTGCTGCTCCGGTTGTGATTCTTCATTTTGGTGATTCACACTTGCTGCCATTAAACTCTCTCTTGTAACTGCAATAAAGAATTCAAAATCAACAAGTATGAAACTTCAAgacaaaagaagaaagaaactgggaaaattaaaatttcatacCTCCTCCAAATTGTCCACATTTTTCATTAGCAAATTGGAAGTTTTGGTTGACTTCATTAGACCTATCAATTAATTGATCTTTAGCTTGTAATGTGCAACTTTTTTGAACAACGTTCAACCTTTTGCTCCTCCGCATGGTATCTATTATAGATAATCCAaagttacattttattttaatggcTACAAGTGGTTAGAAGATCAAAACATTATGGTTCATAAACAATTGATTATAATGATTATGTAACCAAACAAGGGTGTGTTTGTTTCGAAGTACCAAATCACATTCCTTGGAATGATATTCCTCAGAATACTATTATTCCTACTCGTGTGTTACAAGGTACGAATAACATTCCTAATGGTTTGTATGTTTAGAGGAAGATATGTTGATGTGGCAGTGTACTTGAGTGTTCGAGCAATTATAGGGAGTTAGTTAATGACGTTACGCAAATTTCTAGGAATTCAGTTAAGGGGAAGGGGAATATATTACAAGCTGCAACTGAGAGTGTGGTGAGGATTAGGCTTGTAATTGTCAGGAAAATAATTTCTCTAGTAGGAGTCTCTTTGACTCTGATCAGTTTCAGTTGTAGAGCCTTCGCGCTCAAGCTTTACCGTAAATAAAATACAGTTTCATTGATCTAAGTTTGTGGGTTCTATCATTGGTCTGACCTGCCACATTAATTGAGAGGAGCTAGCAAATTCTGCTAATGCCAGTGAAAATGTCTGATCGAATGGATGCGTTGGAAGTACAGTTGGTGGCAGAGTTTGCCAAAGGGGTGGAACGGCGTTCTCCTGAGCTTGTACACTCAGTTTCGAGTAAAAAATCTACGTCCATATACAAAAAGGCGGTGGAAGTAAGACAGAAACACAACAAAGATCTATTGAGGAAGATAGAAGAAATATGGGAGAGGCATTTCAATAGAATGGAGCAATTGCAGAAGAATTCAGCAAACCGAGACAGAGACGAAGaggaagaaaacaaaatcagTGGTGGAAGCAACACATCAACATTCATTACTGATGGAAGAGCCATTGCCTCCAACAAAATCGTTGGATAAGAACTCCGCTTTGGACGTGACAAAAAACACCAATGACGGCGAAACTGAAATTAGATTTCAGAAGATGAAGTTATTTTCATCAGTAACGATATGACGTTACTCCAAAGATAACACGAACAACAAAGGAAAAGGTCGAAACAGAGCTTGACCTCAGGGGTGAAAAAACAGAGTGGTCACTGCGCACACCACCACCAAAGTCATCAGAGCCTTCAAACACTACTCCATTTACATTGGTTGCGTGCACACCTTTCATGAAGTGAGCAAACAGAGCTTGACCTCAGGGGTGAAAAAACAGAGTGGTCACTGCGCACACCACCACCAAAGTCATCAGAGCCTTCAAACACTACTCCATTTACATTGGTTGCGTGCACACCTTTCATGAAGTGAGCACCTCATGTGTGTCTTCCATCCCCACTGCGAGTTTCTCCACCATTGATGATGTGAGTTCCTCGTGTGCGTATATCGTCCCCACTGCGAGTTTCTCCACCATTAACGATGTGAACCCCTCTGATGCGTCGTTGTGCAGCAGCCAGGGAATttaaaaaaacccaaatttcAATTGTTCCTAAATGACCACTAGACACCAGTCCAAGTGCAGCGATGTCTACGAAACCCGAACCACTTGTCTCGAGTCCACATCCACCTGTGATATTTTCTGGGTCAGTGATGTATGAAACACCAAGTTGTGGAGATGGGGATAAGGGTGATTAATTTGAGGACTATAGCTTGAAGATTAGGACTCTGGAACTTGAAATGATGAAATAAGCTCAGATATATATACCTTTTACTAGGGCTTAAGGTATTGGATAAAGGTGTTGAACTTCCACAGGTTTTGTCACTTCTTGATAGATCAATTATGAGACACAATGTTATTGAAGTCAAAATATATAGAACATATTGTGAGAACTTGTGCTAATACAGATGAATATTTGGAAACAACTTTAGTTGAGATGTATGCAGAATATGGTCATGTTTCTTTGTCATGTGGGAACTTTTATCAATTCAATGCAAAATCTAGGAGGCCTGCATTTTGGTATGCAATAATAGGATGGTATGGCAGGAATGATGTTTATGAATCTACATTTGAAAACTTTGATGACATGTTAGTTGAAAAGGTTCAACCAAACAATGCAACATTTGTTGTTGATTTATCTGCTTGTATTCACAGTGATTACATGGAGACGGGACTAGATGTTTCTAGAGTGATTAAAGGGTATGAACTATGAAGAGGTGGGACTTTTGAGCCACAACTTGGTGCAAGACTTGGTAGTAGAGCTTCTTGCATTAACTTTTGTTTCCTTGTGTGGGCCAAGTGAATACCACCTAGATTGCAATCTTGGAGAACTCTATAATTGGACAGAGAAGGTAATTGAGCTTGTGGGATTTGTACTTCAGTGGTGCTTTGCCATTGTCCTTGTTGCAACCTAATTGTGAGCTGTAGCAGTGGTTGTTTTGTGGAAACTGTCCATGCCCGACTTCTTTGGTGACTTGCAAGCCGTTCATGCTAAGGCTACACCAATAGCCGACGATGATAAATTGTACTCAAAAGTCAGTTTCCTTATCTCAGCCTCGAGAACAAGGTTGTTTATCTAGCGGTAGTGATAGGACACTGGTTTTGGGTCTAAGTCTAATATAGCCAATTTGAATAAAGAAGTTCGAGGAAGATATGCCGATGTCGCAGTGTGTTAGAGTATGCGAGAGATTATAGGGAGTTAGTAAATGACTTGAAGCTGAATTATAGAAATTCAGCTAAGGGGAAGGGGAATATATTGAGGCTGAGAGTGTGGTGAGGATTAGGCTTGTGAGGTTGCTAAGAGTTTGATAGGAGAATCATTTCTAAAGGAGTTTTGACTCTGGTTTATCATTTTCAGTTGTAGAGCCTTTGTGCTCAAGCTTTACCATAAATACTA
It contains:
- the LOC101502709 gene encoding uncharacterized protein isoform X1; amino-acid sequence: MTKRKRLNAVRKSGKSQAKKQLIDSSNGVNQNNHNINEECAQFGVDTRENLMVASLNYQNDLSQSEQQIEVGSHVESRISFGRMRNILPEDTISRRKRSNVVRKSDKSQAKEQQLIDSSNEVNQNNHSKIEEFAQFEGVDTRENLMLASLNHQNNESQSKQQIQAGSHVECPLSFGRMGKSLPKDTMGRSKRLNVVRKSGKAQAKEQLIDSSNEINQNKPNVYEKCAQFGVDTRENLMLASLCRQNDESQSEQQIQMGRHVEYPISFGKSLPKDTMRRSKRLNVVQKSCTLQAKDQLIDRSNEVNQNFQFANEKCGQFGGVTRESLMAASVNHQNEESQPEQQIQVGSCDEYPISFGRMDKRLPQDTMGRHKRLNAVRKSGKAQASKKLIDSSNELNQNNHNINEKRAQSGGVSTRGNLMVASLYHQNDQSQSEQVQVGSHMESPISFARMNKSLPKDTMERQKRLNDVQKSSKSQAEKQLIDSSIEVNQNNHKINECAQFGGGDTRGNLMVASLNHQNRQSQSEQQIPMESHVESPISSGRLNKSLRKGEKRVRGYTRMSDVWNLPDGEFILVEVDPLGNPIGFEGKKLLNAMGCLVRKHQYAPINILNWKDMPEFYITNMLELIQSKFQFVPKLTEQTKQILKDNLSSKWRQFKHDLKAKGYDENKTEEEMAASIPDKRVDPSQYRALVHHWCSKKGQKISNINKRNRSKYEDLHCMGTKNLPRFIHETTKANGVQPSRAQIYIDTRTRKDGSIVTEKAAHVIGELKKHMAEATSSQTPQTIQESTNWENDVYSKVKGSERRGTVRCLGKVPRHSNASSSQSSNVENRLHKLENLLGNLVSVLQTRFSADQQINDVLQAIAQEVPDAPSTPNDSMSNDQQTASDSN
- the LOC101502709 gene encoding uncharacterized protein isoform X2, yielding MTKRKRLNAVRKSGKSQAKKQLIDSSNGVNQNNHNINEECAQFGVDTRENLMVASLNYQNDLSQSEQQIEVGSHVESRISFGRMRNILPEDTISRRKRSNVVRKSDKSQAKEQQLIDSSNEVNQNNHSKIEEFAQFEGDTRENLMLASLNHQNNESQSKQQIQAGSHVECPLSFGRMGKSLPKDTMGRSKRLNVVRKSGKAQAKEQLIDSSNEINQNKPNVYEKCAQFGVDTRENLMLASLCRQNDESQSEQQIQMGRHVEYPISFGKSLPKDTMRRSKRLNVVQKSCTLQAKDQLIDRSNEVNQNFQFANEKCGQFGGVTRESLMAASVNHQNEESQPEQQIQVGSCDEYPISFGRMDKRLPQDTMGRHKRLNAVRKSGKAQASKKLIDSSNELNQNNHNINEKRAQSGGVSTRGNLMVASLYHQNDQSQSEQVQVGSHMESPISFARMNKSLPKDTMERQKRLNDVQKSSKSQAEKQLIDSSIEVNQNNHKINECAQFGGGDTRGNLMVASLNHQNRQSQSEQQIPMESHVESPISSGRLNKSLRKGEKRVRGYTRMSDVWNLPDGEFILVEVDPLGNPIGFEGKKLLNAMGCLVRKHQYAPINILNWKDMPEFYITNMLELIQSKFQFVPKLTEQTKQILKDNLSSKWRQFKHDLKAKGYDENKTEEEMAASIPDKRVDPSQYRALVHHWCSKKGQKISNINKRNRSKYEDLHCMGTKNLPRFIHETTKANGVQPSRAQIYIDTRTRKDGSIVTEKAAHVIGELKKHMAEATSSQTPQTIQESTNWENDVYSKVKGSERRGTVRCLGKVPRHSNASSSQSSNVENRLHKLENLLGNLVSVLQTRFSADQQINDVLQAIAQEVPDAPSTPNDSMSNDQQTASDSN
- the LOC101502709 gene encoding uncharacterized protein isoform X3, which gives rise to MTKRKRLNAVRKSGKSQAKKQLIDSSNGVNQNNHNINEECAQFGVDTRENLMVASLNYQNDLSQSEQQIEVGSHVESRISFGRMRNILPEDTISRRKRSNVVRKSDKSQAKEQQLIDSSNEVNQNNHSKIEEFAQFEGVDTRENLMLASLNHQNNESQSKQQIQAGSHVECPLSFGRMGKSLPKDTMGRSKRLNVVRKSGKAQAKEQLIDSSNEINQNKPNVYEKCAQFGDTRENLMLASLCRQNDESQSEQQIQMGRHVEYPISFGKSLPKDTMRRSKRLNVVQKSCTLQAKDQLIDRSNEVNQNFQFANEKCGQFGGVTRESLMAASVNHQNEESQPEQQIQVGSCDEYPISFGRMDKRLPQDTMGRHKRLNAVRKSGKAQASKKLIDSSNELNQNNHNINEKRAQSGGVSTRGNLMVASLYHQNDQSQSEQVQVGSHMESPISFARMNKSLPKDTMERQKRLNDVQKSSKSQAEKQLIDSSIEVNQNNHKINECAQFGGGDTRGNLMVASLNHQNRQSQSEQQIPMESHVESPISSGRLNKSLRKGEKRVRGYTRMSDVWNLPDGEFILVEVDPLGNPIGFEGKKLLNAMGCLVRKHQYAPINILNWKDMPEFYITNMLELIQSKFQFVPKLTEQTKQILKDNLSSKWRQFKHDLKAKGYDENKTEEEMAASIPDKRVDPSQYRALVHHWCSKKGQKISNINKRNRSKYEDLHCMGTKNLPRFIHETTKANGVQPSRAQIYIDTRTRKDGSIVTEKAAHVIGELKKHMAEATSSQTPQTIQESTNWENDVYSKVKGSERRGTVRCLGKVPRHSNASSSQSSNVENRLHKLENLLGNLVSVLQTRFSADQQINDVLQAIAQEVPDAPSTPNDSMSNDQQTASDSN
- the LOC101502709 gene encoding uncharacterized protein isoform X5, yielding MTKRKRLNAVRKSGKSQAKKQLIDSSNGVNQNNHNINEECAQFGVDTRENLMVASLNYQNDLSQSEQQIEVGSHVESRISFGRMRNILPEDTISRRKRSNVVRKSDKSQAKEQQLIDSSNEVNQNNHSKIEEFAQFEGVDTRENLMLASLNHQNNESQSKQQIQAGSHVECPLSFGRMGKSLPKDTMGRSKRLNVVRKSGKAQAKEQLIDSSNEINQNKPNVYEKCAQFGVDTRENLMLASLCRQNDESQSEQQIQMGRHVEYPISFGKSLPKDTMRRSKRLNVVQKSCTLQAKDQLIDRSNEVNQNFQFANEKCGQFGGVTRESLMAASVNHQNEESQPEQQIQVGSCDEYPISFGRMDKRLPQDTMGRHKRLNAVRKSGKAQASKKLIDSSNELNQNNHNINEKRAQSGGEQVQVGSHMESPISFARMNKSLPKDTMERQKRLNDVQKSSKSQAEKQLIDSSIEVNQNNHKINECAQFGGGDTRGNLMVASLNHQNRQSQSEQQIPMESHVESPISSGRLNKSLRKGEKRVRGYTRMSDVWNLPDGEFILVEVDPLGNPIGFEGKKLLNAMGCLVRKHQYAPINILNWKDMPEFYITNMLELIQSKFQFVPKLTEQTKQILKDNLSSKWRQFKHDLKAKGYDENKTEEEMAASIPDKRVDPSQYRALVHHWCSKKGQKISNINKRNRSKYEDLHCMGTKNLPRFIHETTKANGVQPSRAQIYIDTRTRKDGSIVTEKAAHVIGELKKHMAEATSSQTPQTIQESTNWENDVYSKVKGSERRGTVRCLGKVPRHSNASSSQSSNVENRLHKLENLLGNLVSVLQTRFSADQQINDVLQAIAQEVPDAPSTPNDSMSNDQQTASDSN
- the LOC101502709 gene encoding uncharacterized protein isoform X4 — translated: MTKRKRLNAVRKSGKSQAKKQLIDSSNGVNQNNHNINEECAQFGVDTRENLMVASLNYQNDLSQSEQQIEVGSHVESRISFGRMRNILPEDTISRRKRSNVVRKSDKSQAKEQQLIDSSNEVNQNNHSKIEEFAQFEGVDTRENLMLASLNHQNNESQSKQQIQAGSHVECPLSFGRMGKSLPKDTMGRSKRLNVVRKSGKAQAKEQLIDSSNEINQNKPNVYEKCAQFGVDTRENLMLASLCRQNDESQSEQQIQMGRHVEYPISFGKSLPKDTMRRSKRLNVVQKSCTLQAKDQLIDRSNEVNQNFQFANEKCGQFGGVTRESLMAASVNHQNEESQPEQQIQVGSCDEYPISFGRMDKRLPQDTMGRHKRLNAVRKSGKAQASKKLIDSSNELNQNNHNINEKRAQSGGVSTRGNLMVASLYHQNDQSQSEQVQVGSHMESPISFARMNKSLPKDTMERQKRLNDVQKSSKSQAEKQLIDSSIEVNQNNHKINECAQFGGDTRGNLMVASLNHQNRQSQSEQQIPMESHVESPISSGRLNKSLRKGEKRVRGYTRMSDVWNLPDGEFILVEVDPLGNPIGFEGKKLLNAMGCLVRKHQYAPINILNWKDMPEFYITNMLELIQSKFQFVPKLTEQTKQILKDNLSSKWRQFKHDLKAKGYDENKTEEEMAASIPDKRVDPSQYRALVHHWCSKKGQKISNINKRNRSKYEDLHCMGTKNLPRFIHETTKANGVQPSRAQIYIDTRTRKDGSIVTEKAAHVIGELKKHMAEATSSQTPQTIQESTNWENDVYSKVKGSERRGTVRCLGKVPRHSNASSSQSSNVENRLHKLENLLGNLVSVLQTRFSADQQINDVLQAIAQEVPDAPSTPNDSMSNDQQTASDSN
- the LOC101502709 gene encoding uncharacterized protein isoform X6 produces the protein MVASLNYQNDLSQSEQQIEVGSHVESRISFGRMRNILPEDTISRRKRSNVVRKSDKSQAKEQQLIDSSNEVNQNNHSKIEEFAQFEGVDTRENLMLASLNHQNNESQSKQQIQAGSHVECPLSFGRMGKSLPKDTMGRSKRLNVVRKSGKAQAKEQLIDSSNEINQNKPNVYEKCAQFGVDTRENLMLASLCRQNDESQSEQQIQMGRHVEYPISFGKSLPKDTMRRSKRLNVVQKSCTLQAKDQLIDRSNEVNQNFQFANEKCGQFGGVTRESLMAASVNHQNEESQPEQQIQVGSCDEYPISFGRMDKRLPQDTMGRHKRLNAVRKSGKAQASKKLIDSSNELNQNNHNINEKRAQSGGVSTRGNLMVASLYHQNDQSQSEQVQVGSHMESPISFARMNKSLPKDTMERQKRLNDVQKSSKSQAEKQLIDSSIEVNQNNHKINECAQFGGGDTRGNLMVASLNHQNRQSQSEQQIPMESHVESPISSGRLNKSLRKGEKRVRGYTRMSDVWNLPDGEFILVEVDPLGNPIGFEGKKLLNAMGCLVRKHQYAPINILNWKDMPEFYITNMLELIQSKFQFVPKLTEQTKQILKDNLSSKWRQFKHDLKAKGYDENKTEEEMAASIPDKRVDPSQYRALVHHWCSKKGQKISNINKRNRSKYEDLHCMGTKNLPRFIHETTKANGVQPSRAQIYIDTRTRKDGSIVTEKAAHVIGELKKHMAEATSSQTPQTIQESTNWENDVYSKVKGSERRGTVRCLGKVPRHSNASSSQSSNVENRLHKLENLLGNLVSVLQTRFSADQQINDVLQAIAQEVPDAPSTPNDSMSNDQQTASDSN